In the genome of Candidatus Paceibacterota bacterium, one region contains:
- a CDS encoding peptidoglycan-binding protein produces the protein MVKYNTFFICLIAIIVGGFPLLSQASSYLWSSPTISGSHPWDAIAYSADGTKLFAADDGYVYVSSNSGATWATSTGTGQEYWQTLAVSQNGTKVVAAGDQSDIFFSTNSGSTWATSSSAGVHSWISLTSSSDGTKVAVIDFDDDQILISTDSGATWATSTSASSHSWGALAYSADGTKLYAASGDGYTYVSTNGGSTWTSSANPNGTNWFAIASSADGSRLLAGSPYGQNQHLFLFTSPNGGAAWATSTGAGSHSWHNVASSADGTKLIAAAALNSGYIYTSVDSGVTWATSTVAGQHNWQSVTISADGTKVGAVAYDGTLFLARTRFSPPSLFNLNSTVASSTYTLSYETDELATSTLAVNPQGIMQYASSTVASSTSYNFTLNNLVPCAQYQYNLDLNDAYDNATSTSEPFNTTCLANAVVATSTILNIATSTGGTLSLNTLTLSVPAGYSTTSSQSSFQAFELDAPTVLSAFPVPSNQLVNAGNIYQLSSITGTSTSLSTFSTPLTVTMTYDPSALGSTDQNSLVIYRNDGGSWQALTSCTVDTSNHTVSCPTSNFSTFAIFGATPNSGNAAPIIISGGYSFGSSFALDTSVSTLPPQTITSTSTVPFTLNLALGSVGAEVKALQIFLNTHGYIVATSGFGSPHNETDYFGPLTRKALIKFQKDYKITPAIGFFGNITRGIINKIL, from the coding sequence ATGGTTAAATACAATACCTTTTTTATTTGCTTGATTGCGATCATTGTTGGTGGGTTTCCTTTGTTGAGTCAGGCTTCTTCCTACCTTTGGTCCTCCCCGACAATTTCTGGTAGCCATCCATGGGATGCCATCGCTTATTCTGCTGACGGCACAAAACTTTTTGCCGCCGATGATGGTTATGTCTATGTTTCTTCTAATTCTGGTGCGACTTGGGCTACCAGTACTGGCACTGGGCAAGAGTATTGGCAGACGCTTGCGGTGTCACAAAATGGTACAAAGGTAGTTGCGGCGGGGGATCAAAGCGATATTTTCTTTTCAACTAATAGCGGTAGCACTTGGGCTACCAGTTCTTCCGCCGGAGTCCATAGTTGGATTTCTCTGACCTCTTCTAGTGATGGGACAAAAGTGGCGGTAATTGATTTTGATGATGATCAAATTTTAATATCTACTGACAGCGGTGCCACTTGGGCAACTAGTACCTCAGCTTCGTCTCATAGCTGGGGTGCCTTAGCTTATTCTGCTGACGGTACAAAACTTTATGCAGCTTCGGGTGACGGATACACATATGTCTCAACTAACGGGGGGTCAACTTGGACATCAAGTGCCAATCCAAACGGAACTAACTGGTTTGCTATTGCTTCATCAGCTGATGGCTCGAGATTATTAGCTGGGAGTCCATATGGTCAAAATCAGCATCTCTTTTTATTTACTTCACCAAATGGTGGTGCCGCTTGGGCTACTAGTACTGGAGCAGGGTCTCATTCTTGGCACAATGTCGCTTCTTCGGCCGATGGTACCAAACTCATCGCTGCCGCCGCTTTAAATTCTGGCTACATTTACACCTCTGTAGATTCAGGTGTCACTTGGGCGACCAGTACTGTGGCAGGACAACACAATTGGCAATCCGTGACTATCTCAGCTGACGGCACTAAAGTCGGCGCTGTGGCTTATGATGGTACTTTGTTTTTAGCCAGGACCCGCTTCTCGCCACCTTCTTTGTTCAATTTAAATTCAACCGTAGCTTCTAGTACATACACACTCTCCTATGAAACAGATGAGTTGGCTACTTCGACCTTGGCCGTCAATCCACAGGGGATTATGCAGTACGCTTCTTCTACTGTTGCTTCATCCACTTCCTACAACTTCACTCTCAATAATTTAGTTCCGTGTGCTCAGTATCAGTACAACCTAGATCTAAATGATGCTTATGACAACGCCACCTCTACATCCGAGCCTTTTAATACGACTTGTCTTGCCAATGCGGTCGTAGCCACTTCTACTATCCTAAATATCGCCACATCCACTGGTGGTACTTTGTCCTTGAATACCCTGACTCTTTCTGTGCCGGCAGGGTATAGCACTACTTCCTCGCAGTCATCTTTTCAAGCTTTTGAGTTGGATGCTCCTACCGTTCTTTCTGCTTTCCCAGTGCCATCTAATCAACTTGTTAATGCTGGAAATATTTATCAACTCTCTTCTATCACAGGCACTTCTACGAGTCTTTCCACTTTTTCTACCCCGTTAACTGTTACAATGACTTATGATCCGTCAGCCTTGGGGTCTACAGATCAGAATAGTTTAGTTATATATAGAAACGATGGAGGATCATGGCAAGCCTTAACGTCATGCACGGTGGATACGTCCAATCACACGGTTTCTTGTCCGACTTCTAATTTTTCCACCTTTGCAATTTTTGGTGCAACACCAAATTCTGGAAACGCAGCTCCTATTATTATAAGTGGAGGGTATTCTTTCGGTTCCTCATTTGCCCTAGATACTTCGGTAAGTACGTTGCCCCCTCAAACAATCACCTCGACCTCGACGGTTCCTTTTACCTTAAATCTTGCCTTGGGATCTGTCGGAGCAGAAGTTAAGGCCCTTCAAATTTTTCTCAACACGCACGGCTATATTGTTGCAACAAGTGGTTTTGGATCGCCCCACAACGAAACGGACTATTTTGGTCCACTCACTAGAAAAGCTTTAATTAAGTTTCAAAAAGACTACAAGATTACTCCAGCTATTGGTTTTTTTGGCAACATCACGAGAGGCATAATTAATAAAATATTGTGA
- the ligA gene encoding NAD-dependent DNA ligase LigA encodes MKSLKIPQEISDRVAKLRASIEHHRYNYHVLDKEEISAEALDSLKRELSELEAKYPALVTADSPSQRVAGKPLDQFVKVAHKVPQWSFNDVFDEKGVREFDARVKRFLIKAGINESPSYVCELKIDGLKVVSEYRQGIFYQALTRGNGVIGEDVTHNVKTIESMPLSLPQPLDIIVEGEVWMSKKDFEALNARQKKEGKPLYANPRNVAAGSIRQLDAAIASSRKLQTFTYDIAQIKSALMPKTQMEELKLLQKLGFKVNKNFTSCKDIDEVIAFWKSWEKKSKKENYWCDGVVIKVNERRQQEALGYTGKAPRYAIAFKFAAEQVTTRVEDIVLQIGRTGVLTPVAHLKPVLVAGSTVSRATLHNEDEIKRLDVRVGDTVILQKAGDVIPDIVSVLKELRTGKEKAYVFPTNVPECGGDGRIERIPGQAAWRCAVSGGVLQHRRRLYHFVSKKCFNIDGMGPKQIDSLLDHGLITSYDDIFTLTKGDLLSLPRFAEKSADNLIKAIAAARSVTLARFLFSLSIPQVGEETAIDVANHFGQLEKIRVASIEQLESIDGVGDVVAASIHTWFADKKNSKLVDKILSQVSLINPKMASSRNRSKKGNVASLPLAGKTFVLTGTLTSMSRDEAKDKIRALGGGISGSVSSKTSYVVAGESAGSKLDKAEELGVTILDEQAFLKMLSNSK; translated from the coding sequence ATGAAAAGTCTAAAAATCCCGCAAGAAATCAGTGATAGAGTAGCCAAACTCCGGGCTTCTATTGAGCATCATCGTTACAACTATCACGTCTTGGACAAAGAGGAGATTTCGGCTGAAGCGCTGGACTCACTCAAGCGGGAACTGTCAGAGCTCGAAGCAAAATACCCTGCACTAGTGACAGCGGACTCTCCCTCACAGCGGGTAGCTGGCAAGCCCCTCGATCAATTTGTCAAAGTAGCTCACAAGGTACCCCAGTGGTCTTTTAACGATGTTTTTGATGAAAAAGGGGTGCGAGAATTTGACGCGCGAGTCAAGAGGTTTTTGATCAAAGCAGGGATCAACGAAAGCCCCAGCTATGTATGTGAATTGAAAATTGATGGTCTAAAAGTAGTCAGTGAATACCGCCAAGGAATTTTTTATCAGGCTCTAACTCGCGGAAATGGTGTGATAGGCGAAGATGTCACTCACAATGTGAAGACTATCGAGTCTATGCCGTTGTCCTTGCCGCAACCTCTAGACATCATAGTTGAAGGGGAAGTGTGGATGAGTAAAAAAGATTTTGAGGCTTTAAATGCGAGGCAAAAAAAAGAGGGCAAGCCTCTGTATGCCAACCCGCGCAATGTAGCCGCCGGCTCTATCCGACAGCTCGATGCGGCTATAGCTTCCTCGCGCAAACTACAGACATTTACCTATGATATTGCTCAGATCAAAAGCGCCCTCATGCCAAAAACCCAGATGGAAGAGCTGAAGCTTTTACAAAAATTAGGGTTCAAGGTGAACAAAAATTTTACGTCATGTAAAGATATTGATGAGGTAATTGCATTTTGGAAAAGTTGGGAAAAAAAATCCAAGAAGGAAAACTATTGGTGCGATGGAGTAGTGATCAAGGTAAATGAGCGCCGACAGCAGGAGGCGCTCGGGTATACAGGCAAGGCGCCGCGTTACGCTATTGCCTTTAAATTTGCAGCAGAGCAAGTCACCACAAGAGTAGAGGATATTGTCTTGCAAATTGGCCGTACGGGGGTCTTGACGCCAGTGGCGCATTTAAAACCAGTCTTGGTAGCTGGCTCGACGGTTTCTCGAGCCACTTTGCATAATGAAGATGAGATCAAAAGGTTGGATGTGCGGGTGGGAGACACGGTCATTTTACAGAAAGCAGGAGATGTGATCCCAGACATTGTTTCTGTTTTGAAAGAGCTCCGCACAGGCAAAGAAAAAGCCTATGTCTTTCCAACAAATGTACCAGAGTGCGGCGGCGATGGTCGCATTGAGCGTATTCCCGGACAGGCCGCATGGCGCTGCGCTGTCTCAGGCGGAGTTTTGCAGCATCGCCGTCGCCTCTACCATTTCGTCTCAAAAAAATGCTTCAACATTGACGGCATGGGTCCAAAACAAATTGACTCTTTACTTGACCACGGCCTGATTACTTCTTACGACGATATTTTTACTTTGACTAAGGGGGATTTACTGTCCCTACCGCGTTTTGCCGAAAAATCCGCAGACAATCTGATCAAGGCTATTGCTGCGGCTCGCTCGGTGACCCTCGCTCGCTTCCTTTTTTCCCTTTCTATTCCTCAAGTCGGTGAAGAGACCGCTATCGATGTAGCCAATCATTTTGGCCAGCTCGAAAAAATACGCGTAGCTAGTATCGAACAGCTCGAATCAATCGATGGAGTAGGGGACGTGGTCGCTGCCTCCATTCATACCTGGTTTGCGGACAAGAAAAATAGCAAGCTGGTAGATAAAATTCTTTCGCAGGTTTCTTTAATAAATCCTAAAATGGCCAGCTCCAGAAATAGAAGCAAAAAGGGAAACGTCGCGTCTCTACCCCTAGCCGGCAAAACTTTTGTCTTGACTGGCACCCTGACTTCAATGTCTCGTGATGAAGCTAAAGACAAGATTCGCGCCTTGGGTGGAGGTATCTCCGGTTCGGTCTCATCAAAAACTAGCTACGTGGTAGCTGGCGAAAGTGCCGGATCGAAGCTCGATAAAGCAGAGGAGCTAGGAGTGACTATTTTGGATGAACAGGCTTTTCTAAAAATGCTCTCAAATAGTAAATAA
- the gatC gene encoding Asp-tRNA(Asn)/Glu-tRNA(Gln) amidotransferase subunit GatC: MITKNDIEKLASLGRVKLVESEKESFATEIDAILGYVGEIQKVTASDVQVATHSELVYPHRNIMREDSPRTIDAKKETASGKYSEDLLTSSPDRDGQYIKVKKILG; the protein is encoded by the coding sequence ATGATTACCAAAAATGACATTGAAAAGCTGGCCTCTCTTGGTCGGGTCAAGCTTGTCGAAAGTGAAAAGGAATCTTTTGCCACTGAGATTGATGCCATACTCGGCTACGTCGGAGAGATTCAAAAAGTCACGGCTTCAGATGTGCAGGTTGCCACTCATTCAGAGCTGGTATATCCTCATCGCAATATTATGCGTGAAGACTCGCCTCGTACCATCGATGCTAAAAAAGAAACGGCCAGCGGAAAATATTCAGAGGATTTATTGACTTCATCCCCCGACCGTGACGGGCAGTATATAAAAGTAAAGAAAATTTTAGGGTAG